One stretch of Meiothermus cerbereus DSM 11376 DNA includes these proteins:
- the eat gene encoding ethanolamine permease, translating into MENKPKEVRGAHYVDVDNTYLEKRRLRKSAGWVLLWGLGVGAVISGDFFGWNFGLAAGGFGGLLLATVVVAIMYVTMVLSIAELSTALPHAGGFYSFTRNAFGPNWAYLNGVTDLIEYVITPAVIVVGIAGYMNALIPGVPAWIWWAAFYALFVGINIRGTALTLRVSLIVTLLALGVLVFFYVAAGFSGAFSWDKVFNIAPQEGGSSFLPFGWYGVFAALPFAIWFYLAIEQLPLAAEESHDVVRDMPKALILGIITLLVLSVLTLILNTGVAGAKEVGESDAPLELGFKAVFGDAATSTFLTLIAITGLVASFHAIIYAYGRLIFALSRAGYLPTGLSIVSRYHTPHFALVLGAVVGFLMCVLISTFSDSVGAALLNMAVFGAVISYAMVMFAYIRLARSRPDLPRPYKSPLGVPGAWVGAILALICLGATFAVESYRPGVVGTAVFVVLMMAYYWFYSRFRLVAQAPEEEAALIAEAQREIR; encoded by the coding sequence ATGGAAAACAAACCCAAAGAGGTGCGCGGGGCGCACTATGTAGACGTAGACAACACCTATCTGGAAAAGCGGCGCTTGCGCAAGAGTGCAGGCTGGGTGCTTTTGTGGGGCCTGGGGGTGGGGGCGGTCATCTCGGGCGACTTCTTCGGCTGGAACTTCGGGCTGGCCGCCGGGGGCTTCGGAGGCCTGTTGCTGGCGACAGTGGTCGTAGCCATCATGTACGTCACCATGGTGCTTTCTATCGCCGAGCTCTCTACGGCTCTGCCCCATGCGGGGGGCTTCTACTCTTTTACGCGCAACGCCTTTGGCCCCAACTGGGCCTACCTGAACGGGGTCACCGACCTGATCGAGTACGTGATTACCCCGGCGGTGATTGTGGTGGGCATCGCCGGTTATATGAACGCCCTGATCCCCGGCGTACCAGCCTGGATCTGGTGGGCGGCCTTCTACGCCCTCTTTGTGGGTATAAACATCCGTGGTACCGCCCTGACGCTACGGGTCTCGCTGATCGTAACCCTGCTGGCGCTGGGGGTGCTGGTTTTCTTCTACGTTGCGGCGGGCTTCTCCGGCGCGTTTAGCTGGGACAAGGTTTTCAACATCGCGCCGCAAGAGGGGGGCTCGAGCTTCCTCCCCTTTGGCTGGTATGGGGTTTTTGCCGCGCTGCCCTTTGCCATCTGGTTCTACCTGGCCATCGAACAGCTTCCCCTGGCCGCCGAGGAGTCGCACGACGTGGTGCGGGATATGCCTAAAGCCCTCATCCTGGGCATCATCACCCTATTGGTGCTTTCAGTGCTAACCCTCATCCTCAACACCGGTGTAGCAGGTGCCAAGGAAGTGGGCGAGTCGGATGCTCCTTTGGAACTCGGCTTTAAGGCGGTATTTGGGGACGCCGCCACCAGCACCTTCCTAACCCTAATTGCCATCACCGGCCTGGTGGCCAGCTTCCACGCCATCATCTACGCCTACGGGCGGCTGATCTTTGCCCTTTCGCGGGCTGGCTACCTGCCCACCGGGCTGTCCATCGTGAGCCGCTACCACACCCCGCATTTTGCCCTGGTTCTGGGCGCGGTGGTGGGCTTCTTGATGTGCGTGCTGATCAGCACCTTTTCCGACAGCGTGGGGGCCGCCCTGCTCAATATGGCCGTTTTTGGTGCGGTGATCTCCTACGCCATGGTGATGTTCGCCTACATCCGCCTGGCCCGTTCCCGCCCCGACCTGCCCCGCCCCTACAAAAGCCCTTTGGGCGTACCGGGGGCCTGGGTGGGCGCGATTCTGGCCCTGATTTGCCTGGGCGCCACCTTTGCGGTGGAAAGCTACCGGCCTGGGGTGGTGGGCACGGCGGTTTTTGTGGTGCTGATGATGGCCTACTACTGGTTCTACAGCCGCTTCCGCCTGGTGGCCCAGGCCCCCGAGGAAGAGGCCGCTCTGATCGCAGAGGCCCAGCGGGAGATTCGCTAA
- a CDS encoding glutamine synthetase family protein, protein MAENAAGNLSWLAQKVNTGEIDTVLVGFPDHYGRLMGKRFEAEYFLEEVAQHGTHGCDYLLTTDMEMEPVQGYRFANWELGYGDFHLVPDLATLRPASWLEKSAIVLCDLEDERSHSLIEVAPRTMLKRQLERARALGYTVKAASELEYYLYRVSYRQAQQQGYAGLEPAGYYLEDYHLLQGTREEPFTRAVRQHLKASGIPVENSKGEWGLGQHEVNVRYAEALEMADRHVLFKQCLKEVAETMGLSLTFMAKPHHGQAGSSCHIHLSLWKDGQNAFAGEEEYGPVRGSEVFGQFLAGWIAHIPDFMPFYAPTVNSYKRYEDGSWAPTRLAWSYDNRTAGFRVVGRGASLRIECRIGGADLNPYLALTAALASGLDGLEQGLTPPPIFQGDIYQARHLPRVPYTLGEAAEGFASSAFAKATLGEAAHEHYTHFFRSEWQAYNRAVTDWERKRYFERI, encoded by the coding sequence ATGGCGGAAAACGCCGCAGGAAATCTCAGTTGGCTGGCTCAAAAGGTAAACACAGGCGAGATTGATACGGTTCTGGTGGGCTTCCCCGACCACTACGGGCGGCTGATGGGCAAGCGCTTTGAGGCCGAGTACTTTCTGGAGGAAGTGGCCCAGCACGGCACCCACGGCTGTGACTACTTGCTTACCACCGACATGGAGATGGAGCCGGTGCAGGGCTACCGCTTTGCCAACTGGGAGCTGGGCTATGGCGACTTTCACCTGGTGCCCGACCTGGCCACTCTGCGGCCTGCGAGCTGGCTCGAGAAGAGCGCTATTGTGCTATGCGACCTCGAGGACGAGCGCAGCCATAGCCTGATTGAAGTGGCCCCCCGCACCATGCTCAAACGGCAGCTCGAGCGGGCCAGGGCCCTGGGCTACACCGTGAAGGCGGCCTCGGAGCTGGAGTACTACCTCTACCGGGTCTCCTACCGCCAGGCCCAGCAGCAGGGATACGCCGGGCTCGAGCCCGCCGGGTACTACCTGGAGGACTACCACCTGCTGCAGGGCACCCGCGAGGAGCCCTTTACCCGCGCGGTGCGGCAACACCTGAAGGCCTCGGGCATCCCGGTCGAGAACTCCAAGGGGGAGTGGGGGCTGGGCCAGCACGAGGTGAACGTGCGCTACGCCGAGGCCCTGGAGATGGCCGACCGGCACGTCCTCTTCAAGCAGTGTCTGAAAGAGGTGGCCGAGACCATGGGCCTCTCGCTGACCTTTATGGCCAAGCCCCACCACGGCCAGGCGGGTTCTTCCTGCCATATCCATCTCTCGCTATGGAAGGACGGCCAGAACGCCTTTGCGGGCGAGGAAGAATACGGGCCGGTGCGGGGCTCCGAGGTCTTCGGGCAGTTTCTGGCTGGCTGGATAGCGCACATCCCCGACTTCATGCCCTTCTACGCCCCCACCGTCAACAGCTACAAGCGCTACGAGGACGGCTCCTGGGCCCCCACCCGGCTGGCCTGGAGCTACGACAACCGCACCGCCGGGTTCCGCGTGGTGGGGCGGGGGGCTTCGTTGCGCATCGAGTGCCGGATTGGGGGGGCCGACCTGAACCCCTACCTGGCCCTCACCGCCGCGCTGGCCTCGGGCCTCGACGGCCTGGAACAGGGCCTCACCCCGCCCCCCATCTTCCAGGGCGACATCTACCAGGCCCGCCACCTGCCGCGCGTACCCTACACCCTGGGTGAGGCCGCAGAGGGGTTTGCCAGTAGCGCTTTTGCCAAAGCCACCCTGGGCGAGGCCGCCCACGAGCACTACACCCACTTCTTCCGAAGTGAGTGGCAGGCCTATAACCGGGCCGTAACCGACTGGGAACGCAAGCGGTATTTCGAACGAATTTGA
- a CDS encoding glucose 1-dehydrogenase encodes MQLADKVALITGAASGIGREAALLFAREGAKVVAVDLSEKGQETVEVIQSAGGQAHFVQADVSKAQDAERMVSEAERVFGRLEILFNNAGISHAEDDDAIHTSEAVWDLTFAVNVKGVFLGCKYGIPALRRAGGGSIINTASFVAFMGAATPQLAYTASKGAVLSMTRELAVIHARQGIRVNALCPGPLQTELLMKYLDTPEKRQRRLVHIPMGRFGQAAEIAQAALYLASPASSFMTGAALLVDGGITAAYVTPE; translated from the coding sequence GTGCAACTAGCCGACAAGGTAGCTCTAATTACCGGTGCCGCCAGCGGAATTGGCCGCGAGGCCGCGTTGCTCTTCGCCCGCGAGGGGGCCAAGGTGGTGGCGGTGGATCTCTCCGAAAAAGGCCAGGAAACCGTGGAGGTCATCCAAAGCGCCGGCGGCCAGGCCCACTTCGTGCAGGCCGACGTGTCCAAGGCCCAGGACGCTGAACGAATGGTGTCCGAGGCCGAGCGGGTCTTTGGGCGGCTCGAGATTCTCTTCAACAATGCAGGCATCTCCCACGCCGAGGACGACGACGCCATCCACACCAGCGAGGCGGTCTGGGATCTGACCTTTGCGGTCAACGTAAAAGGGGTGTTCCTGGGCTGCAAGTACGGCATCCCGGCTTTGCGCCGGGCCGGGGGCGGCAGCATCATCAACACCGCTTCCTTTGTGGCCTTTATGGGGGCCGCTACCCCCCAGCTGGCCTACACCGCCAGCAAGGGCGCGGTGCTCTCCATGACCCGCGAGCTGGCGGTGATTCACGCCCGCCAGGGCATCCGGGTCAATGCGCTGTGCCCGGGGCCCTTGCAGACCGAGCTCTTGATGAAGTACCTGGACACCCCCGAAAAGCGCCAGCGCCGGCTGGTGCATATCCCCATGGGCCGCTTCGGCCAGGCTGCCGAGATTGCCCAGGCCGCTTTGTACCTGGCCAGCCCGGCCTCTTCCTTCATGACCGGAGCAGCCTTGCTGGTGGATGGGGGCATCACCGCCGCCTACGTCACCCCGGAGTGA
- a CDS encoding aldehyde dehydrogenase family protein: MAIQRTISPVDGRIYVERSLAGPEELEQTLARASRAQKAWAQTPLDERLAIVQRMVEVMLGAVEAVAEELTWQMGRPIRYSPKEIQGGFAERARYMARIAPSALQDIPAEALPGFTRFIRREPLGVVLVLAPWNYPYLTSVNTIVPAILAGNAVVLKHSAQTPLVAERYAWAFQEAGLPEGVFQYLHMDHDLTAQAIADPRVAFVAFTGSVAGGRAVERAAAGHFKGVALELGGKDPAYVRPDADLEYSVVNLVDGAMFNSGQSCCGVERIYVHESLYQPFVEAFVAETLKLRLGNPLDPETTLGPMVRTEAAEFVRGQIAEAIAQGAKALIDPKAFPADAPGTPYLAPQVLVNVNHQMRVMVEESFGPVVGIMPVKSDEEALALMNDSPYGLTASIWSKDEGAALQLGTGLETGTVFLNRCDYLDPALAWTGVKESGRGCSLSLLGYEQLTRPKSYHLRKL, translated from the coding sequence ATGGCGATTCAGCGAACCATCAGCCCCGTAGACGGGCGCATTTACGTGGAACGAAGCCTGGCCGGGCCAGAGGAACTCGAGCAAACCCTGGCCCGCGCCTCCCGGGCCCAAAAAGCCTGGGCCCAGACCCCCCTGGACGAGCGGCTGGCCATCGTGCAGCGCATGGTCGAGGTCATGCTGGGGGCGGTGGAGGCGGTGGCCGAGGAGCTCACCTGGCAGATGGGCCGGCCCATCCGCTACAGCCCCAAGGAGATTCAGGGCGGGTTTGCCGAGCGGGCCCGCTACATGGCCCGCATCGCCCCGTCAGCCCTACAGGACATCCCCGCCGAAGCCCTGCCGGGCTTCACCCGCTTCATCCGGCGCGAACCGCTGGGGGTGGTGCTGGTGCTGGCCCCCTGGAACTACCCCTACCTGACCTCGGTCAACACCATCGTGCCGGCCATCCTGGCCGGAAACGCGGTGGTGCTCAAGCACTCCGCCCAGACCCCCCTGGTGGCCGAGCGCTACGCCTGGGCCTTCCAGGAGGCCGGGCTGCCGGAGGGGGTATTTCAGTACCTGCACATGGACCACGACCTCACCGCCCAGGCCATCGCCGACCCGCGGGTGGCCTTTGTGGCTTTTACCGGTTCGGTGGCAGGGGGCCGTGCGGTCGAAAGGGCAGCAGCCGGGCACTTCAAGGGGGTGGCCCTCGAGCTCGGCGGCAAGGACCCGGCCTATGTGCGGCCCGACGCCGACCTCGAGTACAGCGTGGTCAACCTGGTGGATGGGGCCATGTTCAACTCGGGCCAGTCCTGCTGCGGGGTGGAGCGCATCTACGTGCACGAATCCCTCTACCAGCCCTTCGTGGAGGCTTTTGTGGCCGAGACCCTAAAGCTCAGGCTGGGCAACCCCTTAGACCCCGAGACCACCCTGGGCCCCATGGTACGCACCGAGGCCGCCGAGTTCGTACGGGGCCAGATTGCCGAGGCCATCGCCCAGGGGGCGAAGGCCCTGATTGACCCCAAAGCCTTTCCCGCCGATGCCCCCGGCACCCCCTACCTGGCCCCCCAGGTGCTGGTGAACGTAAACCACCAGATGCGGGTGATGGTGGAGGAGAGCTTTGGCCCGGTGGTGGGCATCATGCCGGTTAAAAGCGACGAGGAGGCCCTTGCCCTCATGAACGACTCCCCCTACGGCCTCACCGCCTCCATCTGGAGCAAAGACGAAGGGGCCGCGCTCCAGCTTGGGACGGGCCTCGAGACCGGCACGGTCTTCCTCAACCGCTGCGACTACCTCGACCCGGCCCTGGCCTGGACCGGGGTCAAGGAGTCGGGGCGGGGCTGCTCGCTCTCGCTGTTGGGCTACGAGCAGCTCACCCGGCCCAAGTCGTATCATTTGCGTAAGCTATGA
- a CDS encoding glutamine amidotransferase-related protein — MRLAVLVCDEPPAGLEGIAGDYPAMFERLLGQTLTPFDVRAGQYPARVEDFQGYLITGSRASVYDPLPWIPPLEAFVRAVAASSSKLVGVCFGHQMIGQALGGRVERWPLGWGVGVHRFSVYRMAPWMEPPLQELQLILSCQDQITVLPPGAVVLGGSAFSPHAFIQVGANVLGLQPHPEFPKAFAEALLEERRLRVGPERYAEAKASFALEPSAKEVASWIRNFLATGPS; from the coding sequence ATGAGGCTCGCCGTACTGGTCTGCGACGAACCCCCGGCAGGTCTGGAGGGGATCGCTGGCGATTATCCGGCCATGTTCGAGCGGCTGCTGGGCCAGACCCTCACCCCCTTCGACGTGCGGGCAGGGCAGTATCCGGCCCGGGTGGAGGACTTCCAGGGCTACCTGATTACAGGCTCGAGGGCCTCGGTCTACGACCCTCTGCCCTGGATTCCCCCTTTAGAGGCGTTTGTGCGGGCGGTAGCGGCTTCCTCCAGCAAGCTGGTGGGGGTGTGCTTCGGCCACCAGATGATCGGGCAGGCCCTGGGGGGGCGGGTGGAGCGCTGGCCTTTGGGCTGGGGGGTGGGGGTGCACCGCTTCTCGGTCTACCGGATGGCCCCCTGGATGGAGCCCCCCCTACAGGAATTGCAGCTCATCCTCTCCTGCCAGGATCAGATCACCGTGCTGCCCCCTGGGGCGGTGGTGCTGGGCGGCAGCGCCTTCAGCCCCCATGCTTTCATCCAGGTGGGGGCCAACGTACTGGGCCTGCAGCCCCACCCAGAGTTCCCTAAAGCCTTCGCCGAAGCCCTGCTGGAAGAGCGGCGCCTTCGGGTGGGGCCGGAGCGCTACGCCGAGGCCAAAGCCAGCTTTGCCCTCGAGCCCAGCGCCAAGGAGGTGGCGAGCTGGATTCGGAATTTTCTCGCTACCGGGCCTTCTTAA
- a CDS encoding DUF294 nucleotidyltransferase-like domain-containing protein has translation MCQFAPGTVILEPSQTEAEGLYVVYQGAVRLEQDGQAVAWLEPGEAFGYPSLLGQQPPSLTVRAEGETACLRLSKEAFRGLLQKPSFALFFSARLAERLRLLQPMALNLPDLGQPAGEAAEAGVWLEPAATVAQAARLMRERGVSALLLWEGERLAILTDRDLRNRVLAEERPYHTPASTVASSPAKTLPASTPLHEALLFMEQQGIHHLPLTQQSHVVGLLTDRAFLRRWLQTPLALLKRLTEEDHQGILLDYRQQLEAIVQQMFAAGFAVQAITRQVSLLNDALTRTLLRRAERNLGPPPCPYAWLALGSEGRTEQALLTDQDNALAYQEPAASNYFQALAQQVLEGLLQAGFPPCPGGFMADRWCFSLAEWEARFEQWLAVPEGEGLLEAQIFLDFRSIAGGLSLEPLQHRLRRASKNRPFLTALARSALVFTPPLGLLGRIRFEEGTVNLKKGGLAAIVGLARVYGLEASSLARPTLERLRAAAQARVIPQEEAEDLGEAFLFLSHLRLRHQLLALAQGQPPTNRVAQAALSPRELQVLRQVFLRVRQAQQTLAARFRLQVL, from the coding sequence ATCTGCCAGTTTGCCCCCGGGACGGTGATCCTCGAGCCCAGCCAGACCGAGGCCGAAGGCCTGTATGTGGTCTACCAGGGTGCGGTACGGCTGGAACAGGACGGACAGGCGGTGGCCTGGCTCGAGCCCGGCGAGGCCTTTGGCTACCCTTCCCTGCTGGGTCAGCAGCCCCCCAGCCTTACCGTGCGGGCCGAGGGTGAGACCGCCTGTTTGCGCCTAAGCAAGGAGGCCTTCCGTGGGCTGCTGCAAAAACCCAGCTTCGCCCTTTTCTTTAGCGCCCGGCTGGCCGAGCGGCTGCGGCTGTTGCAGCCTATGGCCCTGAACCTGCCTGACCTGGGGCAGCCCGCAGGTGAGGCAGCCGAGGCCGGGGTATGGCTCGAGCCCGCGGCCACCGTGGCCCAGGCCGCCCGCCTGATGCGCGAACGGGGCGTGAGCGCCTTGCTGCTTTGGGAGGGCGAGCGGCTGGCCATCCTCACCGACCGTGACCTGCGCAACCGGGTGCTGGCCGAAGAGCGGCCCTACCACACGCCAGCTTCCACCGTAGCCAGTAGCCCGGCCAAAACCCTGCCCGCCAGCACCCCCCTCCACGAAGCCCTGCTCTTCATGGAGCAGCAGGGCATCCACCACCTGCCCCTCACCCAGCAAAGCCACGTGGTGGGCCTCCTGACCGACCGGGCCTTCCTGCGGCGCTGGCTCCAGACCCCCCTGGCCCTGCTCAAGCGGCTTACCGAGGAAGACCACCAAGGCATACTGCTGGATTACCGCCAGCAGCTCGAGGCCATCGTGCAGCAGATGTTTGCCGCGGGGTTTGCGGTGCAGGCCATCACCCGCCAGGTAAGCCTCCTGAACGACGCCCTGACCCGCACGCTTCTGAGGCGCGCCGAGCGAAACCTGGGGCCCCCGCCCTGCCCCTATGCCTGGCTGGCCCTGGGCTCCGAAGGCCGCACCGAGCAGGCTTTGCTCACCGACCAGGACAACGCCCTGGCCTACCAGGAACCAGCCGCCAGCAACTACTTCCAGGCCCTGGCCCAACAGGTGTTGGAGGGGTTGTTGCAAGCCGGCTTCCCCCCCTGCCCCGGGGGCTTCATGGCCGACCGCTGGTGTTTTTCCCTGGCCGAATGGGAGGCCCGCTTCGAGCAGTGGCTGGCCGTTCCCGAGGGCGAGGGCCTGCTGGAAGCCCAGATATTCCTCGACTTTCGCAGCATTGCCGGAGGGCTTTCCCTCGAGCCCCTGCAGCACCGCCTGCGCCGGGCCTCTAAAAACCGGCCTTTCCTCACCGCGCTGGCCCGCTCAGCCCTGGTCTTTACGCCCCCCCTGGGCCTCCTGGGCCGCATCCGCTTCGAAGAAGGCACGGTCAACCTCAAGAAGGGGGGCCTGGCGGCCATCGTGGGGCTGGCGCGGGTGTATGGCCTCGAGGCCAGCAGTCTGGCCCGCCCCACCCTCGAGCGCCTGCGGGCCGCCGCCCAGGCCAGGGTGATTCCCCAGGAGGAGGCCGAAGACCTTGGCGAAGCCTTTTTGTTTTTGTCCCACCTCCGCCTGCGCCACCAGCTCCTGGCCCTGGCCCAGGGCCAGCCCCCCACCAACCGGGTGGCCCAGGCCGCCCTCAGCCCCCGCGAGCTACAGGTGCTGCGCCAGGTCTTTTTGCGGGTGCGCCAGGCCCAGCAGACCCTGGCCGCGCGGTTCAGGCTGCAGGTGCTTTAG
- the aceA gene encoding isocitrate lyase has protein sequence MSKLSPEMKLEAEKLRREWETNPRWKGIQRDYTAEDVVRLRPSLLPEQTLAKVGALRLWELLHTRPYVNTFGAYTGAQAVQMVKAGLEAIYLSGWQVAADANLAWQTYPDQSLYPANSVPQVVRRINNALMRADQIERSEGKTDRYWYAPIVADAEAGFGGPLNAFELMKSMIEAGAAGVHWEDQLSSEKKCGHLGGKVLIPTSQHIRTLNAARLAADVMGVPSIIICRTDAEAATLLTSDIDERDKPFVKEGERTPEGFYRIRNGLEACITRALAYAPYADLLWMETSTPDLEIARKFAEAVHAEYPDKMLAYNCSPSFNWKKNLDDETIAKFQRELGAMGYKFQFITLAGWHNLNYRTFELAKGYKERGMSAFVELQQLEFAAEKEGFTAVKHQREVGAGYFDEVLMAITAGQASTAALAGSTEEAQFH, from the coding sequence ATGTCCAAACTGTCCCCCGAAATGAAACTGGAAGCCGAAAAGCTTCGCCGCGAGTGGGAAACCAACCCCCGCTGGAAAGGCATTCAGCGCGATTATACCGCCGAAGATGTGGTGCGCCTGCGCCCCAGCCTTCTGCCCGAGCAGACCTTAGCCAAGGTGGGGGCCCTTCGGTTGTGGGAGCTCTTGCACACCCGCCCCTACGTGAACACCTTTGGGGCCTACACCGGAGCCCAGGCGGTGCAGATGGTGAAGGCTGGCCTCGAGGCCATCTACCTTTCGGGCTGGCAGGTGGCCGCCGACGCCAACCTGGCCTGGCAAACCTACCCCGACCAGTCGCTCTACCCGGCCAACTCGGTGCCACAGGTGGTGCGCCGCATCAACAATGCCCTCATGCGGGCCGACCAGATCGAGCGCAGCGAGGGCAAAACCGACCGCTACTGGTACGCCCCCATTGTGGCCGACGCCGAGGCCGGTTTTGGCGGGCCCCTGAACGCCTTCGAGCTGATGAAAAGCATGATCGAGGCGGGCGCGGCCGGGGTGCACTGGGAAGACCAGCTTTCCAGTGAAAAGAAGTGCGGGCACCTGGGGGGCAAAGTGCTGATCCCTACCTCGCAGCACATCCGCACCCTAAATGCGGCCCGTCTGGCTGCCGATGTGATGGGGGTTCCCAGCATCATCATCTGCCGTACCGACGCCGAAGCCGCCACCCTGCTCACCAGCGACATTGACGAGCGCGACAAGCCCTTTGTGAAAGAAGGTGAGCGCACCCCCGAGGGCTTTTATCGCATACGCAACGGCCTCGAGGCCTGCATTACCCGCGCTTTGGCCTATGCCCCCTACGCCGACTTATTGTGGATGGAGACCAGCACCCCCGACCTGGAGATTGCCCGCAAGTTTGCCGAGGCGGTGCATGCCGAGTATCCGGACAAGATGCTGGCCTACAACTGCTCGCCCAGCTTCAACTGGAAGAAAAACCTCGACGACGAGACCATCGCCAAGTTCCAGCGGGAGCTGGGGGCCATGGGCTACAAGTTTCAGTTCATCACCCTGGCTGGCTGGCACAACCTCAACTACCGCACCTTCGAGCTGGCCAAAGGCTACAAGGAGCGCGGCATGAGCGCCTTCGTGGAGCTGCAGCAGCTCGAGTTCGCCGCCGAGAAAGAAGGCTTTACCGCGGTCAAACACCAGCGCGAGGTGGGTGCGGGCTACTTCGACGAGGTGCTGATGGCCATCACCGCCGGACAGGCCTCCACCGCGGCCCTGGCGGGTTCGACCGAGGAAGCCCAGTTCCACTGA
- a CDS encoding DUF3108 domain-containing protein, whose translation MDWAVLQTLHYSLRYAGHTAGEQRLTLEPRRDGLRVVLEANVELPLPKTRQRWESELDRQGLPRRYRERVEGNGARVMEVEFSREEGLVTVSQGRDDFAMPYLAEMHDPLSLILAVGALNIEVGQVEKFALVGGRAYVERLPDQTIEVEVEGQKKAQSVRVYRLRPGLSLLYFDQEGYPVRLTQKVGEHVFEADLVQVQRLEAGQRLQPLERSQEANPRNSSRPRVVSGEPPKARVVSGEPPKEQNGASRRRRRRRRYS comes from the coding sequence ATGGACTGGGCAGTTCTACAAACACTGCACTACAGCCTGCGGTATGCCGGACACACAGCAGGCGAGCAGCGTCTGACCCTCGAGCCCCGCCGGGATGGCCTGCGGGTGGTGCTCGAGGCCAACGTAGAGCTACCGCTGCCCAAAACCCGTCAACGCTGGGAGAGTGAGCTAGACCGCCAAGGGCTGCCCCGCCGCTACCGCGAGCGGGTGGAAGGCAATGGAGCCCGGGTTATGGAGGTGGAGTTTTCCCGCGAGGAGGGCCTGGTCACAGTCAGTCAGGGCAGGGACGACTTCGCCATGCCCTATCTAGCCGAGATGCACGACCCCCTCTCGCTGATTTTGGCCGTAGGAGCGCTCAACATCGAGGTAGGTCAGGTAGAAAAGTTTGCCCTGGTGGGGGGGCGGGCCTATGTCGAACGCCTGCCCGACCAGACCATCGAGGTAGAGGTAGAAGGCCAGAAGAAAGCGCAAAGCGTGCGGGTCTACCGTTTGCGCCCAGGCCTTAGCCTGCTTTATTTTGATCAGGAGGGCTATCCCGTGCGCCTCACGCAGAAGGTGGGCGAACACGTTTTTGAGGCCGACTTGGTTCAGGTACAGCGCCTCGAGGCCGGTCAGCGCTTACAACCGCTGGAGCGCAGCCAGGAGGCTAACCCGCGCAACTCGAGCCGCCCTCGAGTGGTCTCGGGAGAGCCCCCCAAGGCCAGGGTGGTGTCCGGTGAACCCCCCAAAGAGCAAAATGGAGCCTCGAGGCGGCGACGGCGGCGCAGGCGTTATAGCTAA
- the hisD gene encoding histidinol dehydrogenase → MIKTPEEIREHFKNRRMTVEYGDALETVRSILHQVEHEGDVALQRISLAIDGQPVEEIPKRAWREAYENLDADLRDALETAKERIEAFYRREPVGGFLEAGADGVLGQLVYPLDRVGVYVPGGSAPLLSTVLMTAVPAKVAGVGEIVLASPPRVHPGILAAAWVAGADRLFAMGGAQAIAALAYGTETVPRVDKIMGPGNRYVVLAKREVYGAVGMEGLPGPTETLIIADASADPKLLAADLLAQAEHGPDSEAWLLSSYRELLERVEEELQRQLADLPRASIARQALKRSGLVQVENLEQALELANLYAPEHLCLSVHDPLAVLGQVRNAGGIFLGEHSCEALGDYIAGPSHVMPTSGTARFGGGLSLRDFLKVIPVVGLNQEAARRLATLGARMAREEGLEAHARALDRRSKG, encoded by the coding sequence ATGATCAAAACCCCTGAGGAAATCCGCGAGCATTTCAAGAACCGCCGTATGACGGTGGAGTACGGCGATGCGCTAGAAACCGTGCGGTCGATTTTGCATCAGGTGGAGCACGAGGGCGATGTAGCCCTGCAGCGCATTAGCCTGGCGATCGACGGGCAGCCGGTGGAGGAAATTCCCAAGCGGGCCTGGCGCGAAGCCTACGAGAACCTGGATGCTGATTTACGCGACGCCCTCGAGACCGCCAAAGAGCGCATCGAAGCCTTCTACCGACGGGAGCCGGTGGGCGGGTTCCTGGAAGCCGGAGCCGACGGGGTGCTGGGCCAGCTGGTGTACCCGCTGGATCGGGTAGGGGTGTATGTGCCGGGGGGGTCGGCACCGCTGCTTTCCACCGTTTTGATGACTGCGGTTCCCGCCAAGGTTGCAGGCGTGGGCGAGATTGTGCTGGCTTCCCCTCCTCGAGTGCATCCAGGCATTCTGGCCGCGGCCTGGGTGGCTGGCGCCGACCGCCTGTTTGCCATGGGCGGGGCCCAGGCCATTGCCGCGCTAGCCTACGGCACCGAAACGGTACCCCGGGTCGACAAGATCATGGGCCCGGGCAACCGCTACGTGGTGCTGGCCAAGCGCGAGGTATATGGAGCCGTGGGCATGGAGGGCCTGCCAGGGCCCACCGAAACCCTCATCATCGCCGATGCCTCCGCCGACCCCAAGCTGCTGGCCGCCGACCTGCTGGCCCAGGCCGAACACGGCCCCGACTCCGAAGCCTGGCTACTCTCGTCGTACCGGGAGCTGCTGGAACGCGTAGAGGAGGAGCTTCAGCGCCAGCTGGCCGACCTACCCAGGGCCAGCATCGCCCGCCAGGCCCTCAAGCGAAGTGGGCTGGTACAGGTAGAAAACCTGGAGCAGGCCCTCGAGCTGGCCAACCTGTACGCGCCCGAGCACCTTTGCCTCTCGGTACACGACCCCCTGGCGGTGCTGGGGCAGGTACGCAACGCCGGAGGGATTTTTCTGGGCGAGCATTCCTGCGAGGCCCTGGGCGACTACATCGCGGGCCCCAGCCACGTAATGCCCACAAGCGGCACAGCCCGCTTTGGGGGCGGGCTATCCCTGCGGGATTTCCTCAAGGTGATCCCGGTGGTGGGCCTGAACCAGGAAGCGGCCCGTCGCCTTGCCACACTCGGGGCACGCATGGCCCGCGAGGAGGGACTGGAGGCCCACGCCAGGGCCCTGGATCGCAGAAGCAAAGGGTAG